From a region of the Salvelinus alpinus chromosome 2, SLU_Salpinus.1, whole genome shotgun sequence genome:
- the LOC139549735 gene encoding zinc finger protein 3-like, whose amino-acid sequence MSSLSYSPPAKDEKVCWTEKEALVKEEEEEEDITVKQEVEVEAVTVKEEEKNVSVKKEEDAFRVKEEEDVTVKEEEEEKVEDAVFGVKEEGEEMTVTSKTEEETGFLGPVSQTHLKASSGSNDELSHKMVLRNRAVITTGERRDYRGSSGEPQQPHDADEAEKSLSTSEHLKKHLQRSTGKRTHYCSDCGKRFTSSGIKIHQRIHTGEKPYSCDQCGKSFGQSGALTVHKRIHTGEKPYKCDQCGKSFGRSGELTVHKRIHTGEKS is encoded by the exons atgagttcactaagctactctcctcctgctaaaGACGAgaaggtctgctggacggagaaagaagctctcgtgaaagaggaggaggaagaggaggatatcacagtaaaacaagaagtagaggttGAGGCTGTTACAGTTAAAGAAGAAGAGAAAAACGTTTCAGTGAAaaaagaggaagacgcgttcagagtgaaagaggaggaggacgttacagtaaaagaagaggaggaagagaaagtggaggatgcagtttttggagtgaaagaggagggggaggagatgacTGTCACATCCAAAACGGAGGAGGAAACTGGAtttctgggcccggtttcccaaacgcatcttaaggcatccagtggttctaacgatgaacttagccataagatggttttgagaaaccgggcCGTGATTACCACTG gagagagacgggactatcgtggatcctctggggagcctcaacaacctcatgatgctgacgaggcagagaagagtctctccacatcagaacacctcaagaaacacctgcagagatccacagggaagagaactcactactgctctgactgtgggaagagattcacctcctcaggcattaaaattcatcagagaatccacacaggagagaaaccttatagctgtgatcaatgtgggaagagtttcggTCAATCTGGAGCGCTGACAGTGCacaagagaatacacacaggagagaaaccttacaaatgtgatcaatgtgggaagagttttggtcgatctggagagctgacagtgcacaagagaatacacacaggagagaaatcgtaa